In a single window of the Clostridiales bacterium genome:
- a CDS encoding alpha-amylase: MKFKKIISAITAAALTCAFGASLIGCRNDNGGDGYDDSDIVEYDHNGDTASALNVPNDNCRTYYEIFVRSFADSNNDGIGDFKGIIDNLDYLNDGDPNTDTDLGINGIWLMPINPSPSYHKYDATDYYDVDKSYGTLADFDALVKACDDRGIWLQMDLVLNHSSNEHPWFLEAVKEAQKGITVEDSRYMKMYNFVLKDDRPSRGTYYAVPNSNYYYLGNFSKTQPDLNLDSEELREEIKKIVDFWLERGVRSFRLDAVPWAYGFAASDTSSANIEFWTWFNDYCNKKGAEVFAESTPGLARYCYNVGEVWSTSFVIDKYFATGMSNFNFTYAATSSSGFISTAKGSAKSGASSLVKSMAEIQATELKNDSAALLSNFLSNHDGDRSSGSMDATQIKKAAGLYLLMPGNPYIYYGEEIGAAGSGSDPNRRLPFNWGDDSHSNIFDPPGADYKGAQKNGSVKDQKDKTDSILAYYRQAIKLRNRFPEIGRGVMTAYALDKWGVIASLGSFGENSVNEVNELNKSVAVYKLEWNGKSVLIIQNVGKEEAEVKLGKEFNETKLVGSIVASTGSVSVDMKGNVSLPVGGVAVFK; this comes from the coding sequence ATGAAATTCAAAAAAATAATAAGCGCTATTACGGCGGCGGCGTTAACGTGCGCGTTTGGTGCGTCGCTTATCGGTTGCAGAAACGACAACGGCGGCGACGGGTATGACGATAGCGACATCGTAGAGTATGATCACAACGGCGATACTGCGAGTGCGCTCAACGTTCCCAACGATAACTGCCGCACATATTACGAGATTTTCGTGCGCTCGTTTGCAGACAGCAATAACGACGGTATCGGCGATTTCAAGGGTATTATCGATAACCTCGATTATCTCAACGACGGGGATCCCAATACCGATACCGATCTCGGAATAAACGGTATTTGGCTCATGCCGATCAATCCTTCGCCGTCATACCATAAGTACGACGCGACCGATTATTATGACGTTGATAAAAGCTACGGCACGCTTGCGGATTTCGACGCGCTCGTTAAAGCTTGCGACGACCGCGGAATTTGGTTGCAAATGGACCTCGTGCTTAATCACTCGTCCAATGAGCATCCGTGGTTCTTGGAAGCGGTAAAGGAAGCGCAAAAGGGTATTACCGTCGAAGACAGCAGGTACATGAAAATGTACAACTTTGTACTCAAAGACGATAGACCGTCGAGAGGCACGTATTACGCTGTGCCCAATTCCAATTACTATTACCTCGGCAATTTCTCGAAAACGCAGCCCGACCTTAACCTTGATAGCGAGGAACTGCGCGAGGAGATAAAGAAGATAGTCGATTTCTGGCTGGAACGCGGCGTGCGGTCGTTCCGTTTGGACGCAGTGCCGTGGGCATACGGATTTGCGGCTTCGGACACAAGCAGCGCCAATATCGAATTTTGGACTTGGTTCAACGATTACTGCAATAAAAAGGGTGCGGAAGTGTTCGCCGAGAGCACGCCCGGTCTTGCGAGGTATTGCTACAACGTAGGCGAGGTATGGTCTACGTCGTTCGTTATCGATAAGTATTTCGCAACGGGCATGAGTAATTTTAATTTCACTTACGCAGCTACTTCGAGTTCCGGATTTATAAGCACAGCAAAAGGCTCTGCCAAATCGGGTGCGTCGTCGCTCGTTAAATCGATGGCGGAAATTCAGGCGACCGAGCTCAAAAATGACAGTGCGGCGTTGCTTTCGAACTTCTTGTCCAACCATGACGGCGATCGTTCGTCGGGATCGATGGATGCGACCCAGATTAAGAAAGCCGCAGGGCTGTATCTGCTCATGCCGGGTAACCCCTATATTTACTACGGCGAGGAAATCGGCGCGGCGGGTAGTGGCTCCGACCCTAACCGTAGACTTCCGTTTAATTGGGGGGACGACAGTCATTCGAACATATTCGACCCGCCCGGCGCGGACTATAAGGGTGCGCAAAAGAACGGATCGGTAAAAGATCAAAAGGATAAGACCGATTCGATTTTGGCGTATTACCGTCAGGCGATCAAGCTTCGCAACCGCTTCCCCGAAATCGGTCGCGGTGTGATGACCGCATATGCGCTTGATAAGTGGGGAGTAATCGCTTCGCTCGGCTCGTTCGGCGAAAATAGCGTTAACGAAGTGAATGAGCTCAATAAGTCGGTGGCGGTTTACAAGCTCGAATGGAACGGTAAGAGCGTGCTCATCATACAGAATGTAGGAAAAGAAGAAGCGGAAGTTAAACTCGGTAAAGAGTTTAACGAGACCAAGCTTGTAGGTTCGATTGTTGCGAGCACGGGTAGCGTTTCTGTCGATATGAAAGGTAATGTTTCGCTTCCTGTCGGCGGCGTCGCCGTGTTCAAGTAA
- a CDS encoding ABC transporter permease subunit, with protein MIGLRSKRILSDTVIYIILILMVFIWLFPLVWMILRAFDANTSSTSTTIFPTEYTWNNFRNLFPGGPGVPSNDGTYRNDYSSFPYMTWFSNTLIVALISCVISTILILMVSYALSRLRFSARKKLMNISLILGLFPGFLSMIALYNIFKAFNLTGSLIGLALVYSLASGTGYYIVKGFFDTVPLAIDEAARIDGATKNRIFWRMIIPLSKPIIIYTILTSFISPWCDYILASVFMMNQTEKYTIAVGIRQWVTERELVGNYFTRFCAGGVFVSIPIVILYMIMQKFYVAGITGGAAKG; from the coding sequence ATGATAGGTTTAAGATCGAAACGTATATTATCGGATACGGTCATATATATCATACTGATATTAATGGTGTTCATTTGGTTGTTCCCCTTAGTATGGATGATATTGCGCGCATTCGACGCAAACACTTCTTCTACCTCGACGACTATTTTCCCGACGGAATATACCTGGAATAATTTCAGAAATTTGTTTCCCGGCGGACCCGGCGTTCCCAGTAACGACGGAACGTACCGTAACGACTATTCTTCGTTCCCGTACATGACGTGGTTTAGTAATACGCTGATAGTCGCTCTCATTTCGTGCGTTATTTCGACGATCCTCATACTCATGGTATCGTACGCGTTGTCGCGGCTTAGGTTCTCGGCGCGTAAGAAGCTCATGAACATTTCGCTGATACTCGGCTTATTCCCCGGCTTCCTGTCGATGATTGCTTTGTACAATATCTTTAAGGCGTTCAATCTGACCGGCAGTCTTATCGGCTTGGCATTGGTGTATTCGTTGGCTTCCGGTACGGGCTACTATATCGTCAAAGGCTTCTTCGATACGGTGCCATTGGCTATCGACGAGGCGGCGCGCATAGACGGAGCTACCAAGAACAGAATTTTCTGGCGAATGATCATTCCGCTCAGTAAGCCGATCATCATATACACGATCTTAACGTCGTTTATCTCACCCTGGTGCGATTATATTTTAGCCAGCGTGTTCATGATGAATCAGACCGAAAAGTATACTATCGCGGTCGGAATTAGGCAATGGGTCACGGAGCGCGAGCTTGTAGGTAACTACTTTACGCGGTTCTGTGCAGGCGGCGTGTTCGTATCTATCCCGATAGTCATTCTGTACATGATTATGCAGAAGTTCTATGTTGCGGGTATCACCGGCGGCGCGGCTAAGGGCTAA